One Sesamum indicum cultivar Zhongzhi No. 13 linkage group LG14, S_indicum_v1.0, whole genome shotgun sequence genomic window, ttactttttcaactCAAACTATGTGGATCCAACGTCGAACTTCCAAGTAAAACAAAGAGACCGCGAgctaaataatattagtatttatggtccccaaaattttcaaagagaaCACACAAAAAAGGTATTCTATGAAGACTACATATGTTATGTACAATTGCTTGGTAAACAGTAATGCTACTCAGTTCTTATCAGGCACATCTTCAGGAGTTCTTTGAACCATGCCATTTTCTTCCCTTTCTGTATTTGAGAGGGATGAGTCAGAATACGGACCATTTGTCGACATGCTATGACTTACGCTGGGGTGCTGCCAGAAGTGATTTCTTATGGCTTTGTACTTGGAATCAGTGGTTGAAAATCCAGTATCAGAAAGCAAGTCCTGAACAGGGGTTCGACCTTCGAGCATGCTCACCACCTGAGACATTGTTGGCCTCAGAGTGGGGGCTGCATTGGTGCATAAAAGGGCCACGTTCAGCAGCACCATCGCCTCCTCCGATGAGTATGCAGACCCCAAGTCGGGGTCGACCAACTCCAGTAGACTGCCTCTCTCTTGAAGAACATAAGCCTGGTGATGTAGTTAACATAAATGATGTAAGGGTACATGAAAAGGTAAATGTATATTTGGGTTTAAGAAAGTTCGAATTGCTAGACATACTGCAAACATTGTGTGGGAGCAAgttaaatacaaaacaaagatGCACAAATGTTAAGAGATACTGAGAAAATTACTCCTACGTCCACTGTCGATCAAGTTTCTTTTACTAGGATAGAAGGTGCTTGTAAGACTTTATGGATTCATGCAAGGTGAGTCAAATGTCACGTTCGGTTGGGTTTCAAACTCCAACGAAGACGACAGGTTGTGCTAGAATTTTACATGGAATGGGCACAATCTTGTAACTAAGAGACGGCCGGATAAGAGAAGGGAAGTGTAAGTACCCAGTCAAGAAGATACACGAAATCTTCTTTTGGCCTGTAGTTGGTGTTGCTTTTACCGCTGACTATTTCCAGTGCAACCACGCCAAAGCTGTACACATCTGCTTTGTTAGTCAGGTAACCACGCATTGCGTACTCTGGAGCCATATAACCTCTGAAAGCCAGGTTAAAAATGACATCTCAGTATATGATTGAACTGGAGCCCTCTGATACATGAAAGCTGTATTTAAGTAGGAGGTTTTTCTTGGTAGAATACCCCAGAAAAGatgtcaagaatttttttttcgggCTTCTAATAATTTTCAGTATTTAAAACTGACACCTTAATCTTTGTAAGCTGTGGAACATTTAAGATGATTTCATCTCTTCCTTGCAATTGTTGCGAAAGTTAAGGTTCAATAATCCAGCCCTCATTCATGTGTAAACTATAAATGTTGCAAGAACAAAAGCATATTAGATCTGTGTGAAAGTAAGTTCAGAGGGAACTTACATAGTCCCAGCAATCCTGGTACTAATATGGGTCTTATCATCCTCATTAAGCTTTGCCAGGCCAAAATCAGATATTTTTGCATTCAGATCTTTGTCGAGCAAAACGTTACTGGTCTTGATGTCTCTATGAACTATTTTTACTCTTGAATCTTCATGGAGGTAAACCAAACCTCTGGCTATGCCAAGGCAAATCTTATGTCTCATGGGCCAGTCTAACTTCAGCTTTTGTGTTGCATCCTTTCCTATTAGAGTAGAAACATAAGATAATAAGCTTCCCGATGCAAGTCAAAAAGCTAGTTATGATAACTGCAATAATCTGGGGTTATTGGAAAGCGATCCTCACCAAAGAGAACACGGGATAGACAATTATTTTCCATGTACTCATAGATTAACATTAAGTGATTTCCTTCAACACAACAACCATAAAGCTTTACTAGGTTTGGGTGTTGCAGCGCAGATATCATTCCTATTTCGTTGACAAATTCCCGTGTTCCCTGTTTAGACTTTGACGAAAGCTGCTTCACTGCTATTATGGTTCCATCTGACAGTAGACCCTGTATCATTGCAGAGACGAGTAAATATCCATGTCAACATAATAGGAGAAGATCACAAGTGTGGAGATATAGTATGCTTAAAGGAAGCCATCAATGCAGAAAATATAGGATCGACTCACAAATTGTGATGAGAACACTATAGTACCTTGTAAACTGAACCAAAACCACCCTCACCAATCTTGTTTTCAGGATCAAAGTTCTTAGTTGCAGCCTTGATCTGTCTTAATGTGAATAAACCTGTTTGCAGATCCAAACCTCTAAGATCTGTCCATGGAAAAATGACATGTTCTATCAGAAAATCAAAAGCCAAAATATCTTTAACTAACATCACATAAgcactattaattatttgatgtgtataaagtttggtgtaattaggACATCTTTGACATGAAGATGAGAATCTTGCTCTGGAAACTGCTGGAAAagcaaaatattgaaaaatgaaaatatttgagcTAAATTTGAAAGTCacgtataaaatatatagaaaacataaatcacatcTTAAGCTATACAGAATTTCAGGCGCACTGGGAGGGAATGATCTTCCCCAGGgctatagtaatttatttatgcaaagtatattttctttgaccTGCTATGATTCTTGGAAAGGCGTGGTAGTAAATAATCATACAGAAAACAGTAACTTTTCGGAATACTTTTACCTTTATCTGCAGAAATTTTGCCTCCAAGATAGCCTTTTTCATGCATGAAGCATAGGATTAGAGTTAGAAAGCAAACTGCTCCAGCTATTGTCCCAGCCACCACAGCAGTTCTAAACTTTTTGTGATGAACAGGAGGTTTAAAATCTGAATAAAGTGAATGTTGACGTCTGTCATTCTCATGAATTTAAGTTTGGCATGTAGACTCAGGAAATGTAACAAACACCCTATCTCTTCTCAGATTTATGGTATTATAACTTTGCGGTCCTGATTTCTAAATTTCTTTTACTAGAGCAACCGAATGGTAAACTTGCAGCTAAAACTTGAGGCCAGAAAGCTCCAACAGTAACATAATCAGAAGAATGATAATTTTGGATGCTATGGTCTAAGCCCATTTTTACTTGCCCTGAAACATACAGAAAACCTTCCATAAATATGAACTACGGTATATAATCTCACTCAAGAAGATTGAGTACAGTCTCTTGCATGGGAAATGCAGCTAAAGTGAGGCCTCCTCATAATAGAGAATGATCGATCAAATATGCAACATTTTCATGGAGAATAAATAGATTTTACTGATAGATCTTCATGAAATAGTCGTGCTGGAGTCCCCAACTATGCATcgattttaagaaaaaactaGATTTTAAATCTGCTTACTTCGTTGCATATTTAGTACCCATGATTCTTAAGATGACAACCATGTTCTGTATCATGAAGGCAATGTCTTTTAAGAGGATGTATTACCAGCAGCTGGTAGAAGAAGGCAAAAgaacaattacaaatatttatgacAACATAAAGGCACACTTCAAGAGTTTTCTCCATATATTACTCTTAAGCCTCAAGataaggaaaaacaaagaaacaatgTAAAGCACGACCTTGAAGTAAATCTGATCTTTCTTTACAAATCAATCAAAAGAGAAGATGGAGGTCTAGATCATCATATGTAAAGCAATTTGGCAACATCATAACGAACAAGTAGCAAAAGCTTAACAtgaatcaagaaaaacatTCTTAACATAAGCATCGGTGACATACTTGGATCTACTGATATGGCTGATATTAGAGGCCCATAAGTTCCTCTCTGTGGGATGCCTGTGGTCCCTCTTCCTGCCCAGTAAAGATGAATCTTCAGAGTGTGGCTTGTTACTACTGCAGTGAAAGTCTTTATGATGGGTCTGCCAGGCCCACCAGCCTCAGCTGCAATATCAAAATCCTTCAAAACCAACTTTCCCTGCATTCATCATATATGCTATACTCTAAGCAATCTGACATGAAACATTTTGGCAACAGTGTGAATATTCCGTGCCATATTTACCTGCAAGTAGACATCGAATATGCGCTTACCAAGGCTGTTGAATGTACTGTCATTTGTAAACATGATTTCCGCAAAATGGAGCCTAACAGTGTAGTTTCCATTCAGGAGACAAAGGCCATAGTAC contains:
- the LOC105176835 gene encoding probable LRR receptor-like serine/threonine-protein kinase At1g07650, whose amino-acid sequence is MKEVGNFVVFFCFFLLFLAVSGSAASPKKRPQLHQDEVRALREIARRLGKKDWDFSKDPCSGEGNWTVALTRKGFESNVTCDCSFDQSSTCHVVSIDLKAQNLTGGVPQEFAKLRHLTHLDLSRNYLNGTIPLQWAKMGLVDVSFMGNRLSGSFPKVFTRMTTLVNLSLEGNQFSGPIPSEIGLLVNLQKLILSSNAFTGDLPVTLAKLTSLTDLRISDNNFTGKIPDFISSWKQIEKLHMQGCSLKGPIPSSISTLTSLSDLRISDLTGGGSTFPPLSNMKSMKVLILRSCLIHGEIPDYIGDMKKLKNLDLSFNNLTGEIPASFFHLTKVDFMYLTRNRLTGRIPSWILARNKNADLSYNNFTLDSSAPVECPRGSVNLVESYSSTPNKLGRHPCMKREYPCLDPRNQQRYSFHINCGGKELNINNKTIYDADLEARGASMYYWKQNWAFSSTGNFMDNDIDSDNYIETNVSMLYNVTAPVSELYRTARVSPLSLTYYGLCLLNGNYTVRLHFAEIMFTNDSTFNSLGKRIFDVYLQGKLVLKDFDIAAEAGGPGRPIIKTFTAVVTSHTLKIHLYWAGRGTTGIPQRGTYGPLISAISVDPNFKPPVHHKKFRTAVVAGTIAGAVCFLTLILCFMHEKGYLGGKISADKDLRGLDLQTGLFTLRQIKAATKNFDPENKIGEGGFGSVYKGLLSDGTIIAVKQLSSKSKQGTREFVNEIGMISALQHPNLVKLYGCCVEGNHLMLIYEYMENNCLSRVLFGKDATQKLKLDWPMRHKICLGIARGLVYLHEDSRVKIVHRDIKTSNVLLDKDLNAKISDFGLAKLNEDDKTHISTRIAGTIGYMAPEYAMRGYLTNKADVYSFGVVALEIVSGKSNTNYRPKEDFVYLLDWAYVLQERGSLLELVDPDLGSAYSSEEAMVLLNVALLCTNAAPTLRPTMSQVVSMLEGRTPVQDLLSDTGFSTTDSKYKAIRNHFWQHPSVSHSMSTNGPYSDSSLSNTEREENGMVQRTPEDVPDKN